GGTGACTCATTGGCATTATCCATCGCGGCCTCAAAAACGGATAAAAAGGTCATCGTTTTTTGTGGTGTTCATTTTATGGCGGAAAGTGCTGCCGTATTGGCCCCTGATAAAATTGTCCTGTTGCCTGATCAGGGTGCGGGTTGTCCGATGGCTGACATGGTGACGCCAGAGGGCTTGCAGGAGATTCGCAAAGAGTTTCCCAATGCACCCGTCGTTGCCTATGTGAACACCAGTGCCAAAACAAAGGCGCTAAGCGATATCTGTTGCACCAGTGCCAATGCGGTTAAGGTGGTCAATTCTTTGCCGGACAAGGAAGTTATTTTGATCCCCGATCGCAATCTGGGGAAATATATCGCATCCCATGTCGATAAAACCTGTCACTTGTGGCCGGGGTTCTGTCCTGTTCATGATCAGTTGCATCTTAAGCAGATTCAGGCGTGTCGCGAAGAACATCCGGATGCCGTCTGTCTGGCTCATCCGGAATGTCCACCGGAGGTTCTGGAGGTTGTCGATCATATTTTATCGACCGGAGGGATGCTGGAATATGTCCGCAACAGCTCAGAAAAGAAATTTATCATCGCAACCGAACGGGGCATTCTCTGCCAACTGCGCAAGGAAAATCCCGACAAGGAATTTTTCTTTCCTGAATACGAATTTATCTGCGAAGATATGAAGAAAATCACTCTTGAGCAACTGTTAACCTGTCTGCAGACCATGCAACCGCAGATTACCGTCGAAGAAGAGATTAGTGTTGCTGCCCGTCGCTCTCTGGAACGTATGTTGGCTATTCCCCGCGACTGATCCTTTTGACAGCAGAAAATGACAGGGGCGTGTTTCGGCACGCCCCTTGTTTTTTGGGGAGATCTCCATGGTTCATGAAGAACATGCCCATACCACCCGTCACTCATTTGAACGCAGCCTGAACGGATTCTGCGGCTCTGTCGAAATCCTCGGGCTGCAGGGATCCAGTGGTGCACGATTTCTGAGTGCTCTTGTCCATTCTTCCTCCCCGCCAATGTTGGTTGTCGCGGCAACTCTTGATCAGGCCCGGCAACTGACCGGTGAATTGGCCTTTTACTGCTCCCAGCCCGAACGTGTGCGACTGTTTCCCCATTGGGAGATGGCGCCCTATGAACCTCTAATTCCCCATAGTGAACTTGAAGCAACCCGTTTGGCGACGCTCTATGCTTTGTTGCAAAATGAAGTCGACGTGGTTGTGACCACTCCGGCGGCAATGCAGCAAAGGGTGATCCCGAAGAAAGACCTGCAGGCGTTGTGTGAAGAGCTGCTGCTCGAAGAAGAGTATGACCGCCACGTGTTACAGCAGCGGCTTCACGACCTGGGCTATCGCTCTGTCCCCCTCGTTGAAGATCGCGGAACCTACTCGTTTCGCGGCGATATTCTCGATCTTTTCCCGCCCACCCTCGAACAGCCGGTGCGCATCGATTTTTTTGGTGACTATATTGAACGGATGCGTGTCTATGATGCTTTGAGCCAACGCAGCACGGAGCTGCAGCTGGATCGACTGACATTGTTGCCGTCACGTGAACTGGTGTTGGCCGGAGAGTATCTTGACCTCTTCAGTGCTCAACTTAAGCAACGCTGTGATGCGTTGGAACTGCCGCGTACAAAACGGGAGGCAATTCTTGAAGAGGTCCGCGAAGGGTTGCTATCTCCTGGTCGCGCTTTTTTGTTGCCGCTGAATTACAGCAGTCTTGACACGTTGTTTGACTATGTTAGTTGTGAGACGTTGGTCCTTCTTGATGAACCGGCTGTTGAGCAGGCCATCGATCAGTTCAGTCGCAACATAGAACAGGGGGCGGCGCATATCGCCCAGGGAGAGGAGCCATACGTCGAACCCTACCAGCTCTATCTCGCACCGCAGGAGCTGGAACACTGCCTCAAGGTCAAGCGCCGGATTCATCTCGCTGATCTGCACATCTATAACCTTGAACAGGAAAAGACCATTCTACGGGTCGATAGTTGCGGCAACGGCGAGTTTCTCCACCAGCCGGAAGCTGAGCGTATCCGCTATCTGGCCGAGCGGCTGTCCTTCTGGAAGGAACAGGAATGGGGTGTTCTTCTGGTGTGTCGGCGTATGGGGCAGGTTCAGCGGCTGATGGATTTGCTCAAAGGCTACGGTTTGACGCCGACCCCACTGGCAAAACTACCGTGGAATGAACAACGTGGATCTTTGCAATGGGTCTGCGCGGAAATCAGCAGCGGCTTTCAACTGCCGGATGAAAAACTGGCCGTTGTCACTGAGGAAGAGATTTTCGGACAGCGGGTCAAACGGCGTCGGCGCGACGAGTTGCGTGCCAAAGCTGCCCTCTCCTCTTTGGCGGAACTCAAAGAGCGTGATTACGTCGTTCATGCGGATCACGGCATCGGTCTCTATCTCGGGCTGGAGCAACTGACAAGCAGCGGCATGAGCGGCGACTTCCTCAAACTTGAATACGCCGGTGGTGACATGCTCTATCTGCCGGTCGAGCGTATCGAGAAGGTGCAGAAATACGCCGGCGGCGACCTGAAAAATGTCCGACTGGATAAAATGGGCGGGAGCGCCTGGGCCAAAACCTGTCAGAAAGCCCGAGCGGTCGTCGAGGAGATGGCCCGCGAACTGCTGACCATCTATGCCAGGCGCGAGATGGCCGAAGCCTATGCCTTCGCGCCACCGGATGATGTCTTCCGCTCGTTTGAAGCGGCCTTCCCGTACGAGGAAACGCCCGATCAGCTTGCCGCCATTCAGGATATCCTCGAAGATATGCAGTCCGGTCGCCCCATGGACCGCTTGATCTGCGGCGATGTCGGTTACGGCAAAACCGAAGTGGCGATTCGCGCAGCCTTCAAGGCGGTTCTCGACAGCAAGCAGGTGGCTGTGGTGGTTCCCACCACCATTCTCGCCCGCCAGCATTACGCGACCTTTGTGGAGCGCTTCAAAGGCTATCCGGTTCATGTCGACATGATTTCACGCTTTCGCAGCCCCGCCGACCAGAAACGGATCTTGCAGGAGTTAGGCGAAGGCAAGGTGGATGTCGTCATCGGCACCCACCGTCTGCTGCAACGTGATGTGCATTTTAAGGATCTCGGCCTGGTGGTGATCGATGAGGAGCAACGCTTCGGCGTTGCGCATAAAGAGCGACTGAAAAAAATGCGCGCCCAGGTGGCCATGCTGACGCTGAGTGCGACGCCGATTCCACGCACGCTGAATATGGGCATGATCGGTATGCGCGATCTGTCCATTATCGATACCCCGCCCGTCGACCGTCTGGCCATTCGCACCTATGTTACCCGTTTTGATGACGACCTGATTCGCAACGCCATTCTTCGCGAATTACAACGTGGTGGTCAGGTCTATTTTGTGCATAACCGGGTGCAGTCCATCGGTGCCATGGCCGAATTTCTCGCAACGCTGGTTCCCGAAGCGAAAATAGCTGTCGGCCACGGCCAGATGGCGGAAAAAGAGCTGGAAAAAGTGATGCTCGGTTTTATCGAAGGAGAGACCAACGTGCTGGTCGCCAGCACCATTATCGAAAACGGTCTCGATATCCCACGCGCCAACACCATCATCGTCAACCGTGCCGACTGCTTCGGTCTGTCCCAGCTTTATCAGTTGCGCGGCAGGGTGGGGCGCAGCAAAAATCGCGGTTACGCCTATCTGTTGATCCCCGGCGAAGCGACACTGACCAAAGACGCCCGCTCCCGCTTGCAAGTTCTCCAGGATCTCACGGAACTCGGTGCGGGTTTCCGCGTCGCCAGCCATGATTTGGAATTGCGTGGTGCCGGCGATCTGCTCGGCGGTCGCCAGGCGGGACAGATTGCCGCGATTGGATTTGAGATGTACACGGAACTTTTGGAAGAAACCATTCACGAGCTCAAAGGGATGGACAGCGAAGGGCGCATTGACCCGGAGATCCGTCTTGGCTTGCGGGCCTATCTGCCTGATGGTTATGTGGCTGATCCCAACCAGCGACTGGTGTTCTACAAAAAAATGGCTGCTGCGGAGGAGGAATCTGCTCTTTACGATATTATCGATGAATTGCAGGACCGTTACGGCGAAATTCCGGAGCCGGGTCTGATTTTGCTGGAGATGATGAAATTGCGGGTTGTCTTAAAGCAATTGCGTATTGATCTGGCCGAATTTGACGGACGTCGATTGGTGTTTGGTTTCCACCCGACAACGACCGTATCTCCAGAGGTTTTGCTGAATCTGATTCAGACTGATTCGCAACGCTACAGTTTATCGCCGGATTTTAAAATGGCCATCCGCCTTGATGAGCGTGGAGATGATTTTCAGCTCATTGACGAGGCCAAAAAGCAATTGCAGGCATTTTGCGGACCATGATAACGTGCTGGAGTTCGCTGTTTTGTCAACTTTCCATTTAGAGGTTTCACGCCCTATGTTAAAAAGAATTGTCCTCACTGTCGTGCTGCTTGGTCTGATCTCCTCATCCGTCTGGGCTGAACAGCTGAGTAAGATCGCTGCGGTCGTTAACGACGAGATTATCACCACCCGCCAATTGGAACGCCGACTGGCCGATAAAGGTGAGACTCTGGCAACAGACAGTCAGAAACGTCAGGAACTGGACGCCATGATCAACGAGCTTCTGATGGAGCAACGTAGTCGTGATATCGGCCTAGAGGTGTCGGATAGTGATATCGAAACAGCCATCAATGATGTTCAGAGCCAGAACAATATCAGCCGCGAACAGCTCGAGCAGGCCCTGGTGGCCCAGGGTTTGTCAATGACTGCCTATCGCGACCAGTTGCGTCGGCAGATTTTGCGTTACAAGCTGATGGGTTATGAAGTTAAAAGTAAAGTGGATATTACCCGCCAGGAAGTTCGGAATTACTATCAGGAACATCTTGATGATTACCGTCAGGCTCCGCGGGTTCGGCTCAGCCGTTTGACGTTTCCGACAGAAAACGATCCGGCCGCCGCACAAAAAGATGCCGACATCGCCCTGCGTAAATTGGACGAAGGAGAGAGTGTCGATGCAATCCTGATCAACATGTCGGCGCACACCCTTGTCGAAGGTGGGGAGATGGGAAGTTTTGTATCTGGAGAACTGTCGCCGACATTTGAGCAGGCCATTGATGGCCTTGACAGTGGCGAACATACAGGCGTTCTTCCTCTTGGCAATGCATTGCATATTCTCAAAGTGGAACAACGGATTCCTGGCAGTGTTGCTGATATTGCCAGCGTGGAAGATCAGATCCGCAGTGAACTGACCCAGCAAAAAATGGATCAGAAACTGCAGGAGTGGCATAAAGAGCTTCGTTCGCAATCCTATGTCGATGTCAGGCTCTAGTGCCTTTTGGGTGACCAAAGGATCTATCAAACACCCCGTTGCTTGTGCGGCGGGGTGTTTTTTTTCGACAAAATTGTCGACAAACAGGGGTAAAAATGTCGAAAATGAAAAAGATTGTCCCTCAAAACAACCCTTTTGGTGACTTGGAATGACTTTTGCTTTTTTGAAACGTAAGAAACGTGATGTTTTGAACTATGGCGTGCTGCTGACAGTGCTCATCGTGCTGATGCCGTGCTCGGCTCGGGCGCTTGATGGCCAGATCGATGTTGGCTGTGGCTATGATGACAATGTGGAAACCAGCTCAGAAAAACAAGGGTCCGGGTTCATGCGTTAT
This is a stretch of genomic DNA from uncultured Desulfuromonas sp.. It encodes these proteins:
- the nadA gene encoding quinolinate synthase NadA produces the protein MNEKEIKQEILRLAKERDALILAHNYQRDEIQDIADVTGDSLALSIAASKTDKKVIVFCGVHFMAESAAVLAPDKIVLLPDQGAGCPMADMVTPEGLQEIRKEFPNAPVVAYVNTSAKTKALSDICCTSANAVKVVNSLPDKEVILIPDRNLGKYIASHVDKTCHLWPGFCPVHDQLHLKQIQACREEHPDAVCLAHPECPPEVLEVVDHILSTGGMLEYVRNSSEKKFIIATERGILCQLRKENPDKEFFFPEYEFICEDMKKITLEQLLTCLQTMQPQITVEEEISVAARRSLERMLAIPRD
- the mfd gene encoding transcription-repair coupling factor — translated: MVHEEHAHTTRHSFERSLNGFCGSVEILGLQGSSGARFLSALVHSSSPPMLVVAATLDQARQLTGELAFYCSQPERVRLFPHWEMAPYEPLIPHSELEATRLATLYALLQNEVDVVVTTPAAMQQRVIPKKDLQALCEELLLEEEYDRHVLQQRLHDLGYRSVPLVEDRGTYSFRGDILDLFPPTLEQPVRIDFFGDYIERMRVYDALSQRSTELQLDRLTLLPSRELVLAGEYLDLFSAQLKQRCDALELPRTKREAILEEVREGLLSPGRAFLLPLNYSSLDTLFDYVSCETLVLLDEPAVEQAIDQFSRNIEQGAAHIAQGEEPYVEPYQLYLAPQELEHCLKVKRRIHLADLHIYNLEQEKTILRVDSCGNGEFLHQPEAERIRYLAERLSFWKEQEWGVLLVCRRMGQVQRLMDLLKGYGLTPTPLAKLPWNEQRGSLQWVCAEISSGFQLPDEKLAVVTEEEIFGQRVKRRRRDELRAKAALSSLAELKERDYVVHADHGIGLYLGLEQLTSSGMSGDFLKLEYAGGDMLYLPVERIEKVQKYAGGDLKNVRLDKMGGSAWAKTCQKARAVVEEMARELLTIYARREMAEAYAFAPPDDVFRSFEAAFPYEETPDQLAAIQDILEDMQSGRPMDRLICGDVGYGKTEVAIRAAFKAVLDSKQVAVVVPTTILARQHYATFVERFKGYPVHVDMISRFRSPADQKRILQELGEGKVDVVIGTHRLLQRDVHFKDLGLVVIDEEQRFGVAHKERLKKMRAQVAMLTLSATPIPRTLNMGMIGMRDLSIIDTPPVDRLAIRTYVTRFDDDLIRNAILRELQRGGQVYFVHNRVQSIGAMAEFLATLVPEAKIAVGHGQMAEKELEKVMLGFIEGETNVLVASTIIENGLDIPRANTIIVNRADCFGLSQLYQLRGRVGRSKNRGYAYLLIPGEATLTKDARSRLQVLQDLTELGAGFRVASHDLELRGAGDLLGGRQAGQIAAIGFEMYTELLEETIHELKGMDSEGRIDPEIRLGLRAYLPDGYVADPNQRLVFYKKMAAAEEESALYDIIDELQDRYGEIPEPGLILLEMMKLRVVLKQLRIDLAEFDGRRLVFGFHPTTTVSPEVLLNLIQTDSQRYSLSPDFKMAIRLDERGDDFQLIDEAKKQLQAFCGP
- a CDS encoding peptidyl-prolyl cis-trans isomerase: MLKRIVLTVVLLGLISSSVWAEQLSKIAAVVNDEIITTRQLERRLADKGETLATDSQKRQELDAMINELLMEQRSRDIGLEVSDSDIETAINDVQSQNNISREQLEQALVAQGLSMTAYRDQLRRQILRYKLMGYEVKSKVDITRQEVRNYYQEHLDDYRQAPRVRLSRLTFPTENDPAAAQKDADIALRKLDEGESVDAILINMSAHTLVEGGEMGSFVSGELSPTFEQAIDGLDSGEHTGVLPLGNALHILKVEQRIPGSVADIASVEDQIRSELTQQKMDQKLQEWHKELRSQSYVDVRL